Sequence from the Armatimonadota bacterium genome:
GGTGACCGGTAACGCCGTCGATGAAGCCGTCTCGATTGCACGCAGCGATCCACAGCTTACTGTAGGACTGCACCTTGCTCTCAGCAATGCCCACTGCGTGCTCGACCCGGAGCAAATTCCTGATCTGGTGGGCGCAGACGGCAAGTTCGGTAATAACCCTGCCGCATGTGCATTTAGATACTACTTTGACCGGCGCGTAAAGAAACAGCTTGAATCTGAGATCGAGGCTCAGTTCGAAGCGTTTGCTCGAACAGGACTGCCTCTATCTCATGTTGACGGCCACCAGCACCTGCACATGCACCCGGCATTGCTCCCCACTGTAATTGAGCTGGCAAGGCGATATGGCGCGAAGGGGATAAGGCTTCCCCGCGACCCGCTGCTTGCAAATCTGCGTGTGGACCGCACCTGTTTAGGCTTAAAGATGATCACGGCCATAGGCCATGCTTACCTCGCAAGGGCAGGCAAGCATGCGCTCGATGAATGCAAGTTGTCGGTGTGTGATCTGTCCATCGGGGCTATGATGAGCGGAGCCATGAGTATCGATT
This genomic interval carries:
- the hpnK gene encoding hopanoid biosynthesis-associated protein HpnK — its product is MFPKLLIINADDFGASKGVNAAVARVRQYGLLTSASLMVTGNAVDEAVSIARSDPQLTVGLHLALSNAHCVLDPEQIPDLVGADGKFGNNPAACAFRYYFDRRVKKQLESEIEAQFEAFARTGLPLSHVDGHQHLHMHPALLPTVIELARRYGAKGIRLPRDPLLANLRVDRTCLGLKMITAIGHAYLARAGKHALDECKLSVCDLSIGAMMSGAMSIDYVIGMLDTARAKSVELFFHPCAFGLTYPQGPNHGDMKTLLDPRLREYVAAKGFIPATYADLTMMREGEAPAEPEATE